One stretch of Miscanthus floridulus cultivar M001 chromosome 18, ASM1932011v1, whole genome shotgun sequence DNA includes these proteins:
- the LOC136521172 gene encoding rRNA biogenesis protein RRP5-like, translating to MLVLSYPIIDIEGQNLVLSAKHSLINCANDIPSEISQMHPGVVHGYICNIIEAGCFVRFLGHLTGFSPKDKAVDRRIERLSDAFYVGQSVRSHILSVNAETVRVKLALQQSMCSSMDSSFIQGYFLLDQKDYYFYNDDSGVQQLFGNPQL from the exons ATGTTAGTTTTGTCATATCCCATAATAG ATATTGAAGGTCAAAATTTAGTTCTTTCGGCAAAGCACTCACTTATCAATTGCGCAAATGACATTCCTTCAGAGATATCGCAGATGCATCCTGGAGTAGTTCAT GGTTACATCTGCAACATTATCGAAGCTGGTTGTTTCGTCCGTTTTCTCGGACATTTGACTGGTTTCTCTCCCAAGGACAAA GCAGTTGATAGGCGGATAGAAAGGCTTTCTGATGCGTTCTATGTTGGCCAGTCAGTTCGGAGTCACATACTCAGC GTAAATGCTGAAACTGTTAGAGTAAAACTCGCACTTCAACAGTCAATGTGCTCCTCAATGGATTCTTCATTTATTCAAGGATACTTTCTTCTGGATCAGAAG GACTATTACTTCTACAATGATGACAGTGGAGTACAACAATTGTTTGGGAACCCGCAACTGTGA
- the LOC136523215 gene encoding uncharacterized protein, producing the protein MRHLKLIRNMRAHSNLWFADYLLRIGGGTKEVNEDGYVRIPDEICVPYYGDAEKDLHRLIGIIFLDLNANMADKDYITTRAILSTRNDWVDMINMKMIDMFQGGETVYHSFDSTVDDPHNYYPSEFLTSLTPNRLPPHVLKLKLGCPSHIA; encoded by the coding sequence ATGCGCCACTTAAAGCTCATCCGCAACATGAGGGCTCATAGTAACCTGTGGTTTGCAGATTATCTATTGCGCATTGGTGGTGGAACGAAAGAGGTTAATGAAGATGGCTATGTACGTATTCCAGATGAGATTTGTGTCCCGTACTATGGCGATGCTGAGAAAGATCTTCATAGATTGATCGGCATCATCTTTCTAGATCTAAATGCAAACATGGCGGACAAAGACTACATCACCACCAGAGCGATTTTATCTACACGTAACGATTGGGttgacatgatcaatatgaaaatgaTTGATATGTTCCAGGGCGGCGAGACGGTGTATCATAGTTTTGACTCCACGGTAGATGATCCACATAACTACTATCCATCGGAGTTCCTTACCAGTCTAACCCCCAACAGGCTGCCTCCACACGTCTTGAAGCTCAAGCTCGGGTGTcctagtcatattgcttag